A genomic window from Cloacibacillus evryensis DSM 19522 includes:
- the gyrB gene encoding DNA topoisomerase (ATP-hydrolyzing) subunit B, producing the protein MSDMDIPANAQQNGANASDYTAKDIHVLEGLEAVRKRPGMYIGDQSQRGLHHLVYEVVDNSIDESLAGFCDTIDVTINIDGSVTVVDNGRGIPTEMHESGKSAAEVVLTVLHAGGKFDKSAYQVSGGLHGVGVSVVNALSVWLELTIWRNGKEYHQRYERGIPMTGLEAVGDTELRGTRVQFMPDEEIFSTTEFQADILKQRLRELAFLNSHITINFEDLRPEKPEKKSYNYPGGISSFVEYLNKGKEVLFKGPMIISGEKDQTQVDVAIQYNDTYLERLYGFVNLINTIEGGTHVAGFRSAMTRAINDEARKLKILKEKDNNLSGDDLKEGLTAVISVKVMEPQFEGQTKTKLGNNDVKGIVDSIVYEGLKNALDERPEILKPIVESALRARQAREAAKKAKELVRRKSIMSGLTLPGKLSDCSNRNPADCEIYIVEGDSAGGSAKQGRNREFQAILPLRGKILNVEKARLEKILSSETIRNIILALGCGVGDDFNDEKLRYHKIFIMADADVDGAHIRTLLLTLFFRYMPQIIEKGYLYVAQPPLFRVQCGKDVTYCFSEKEMKEAQNKANGKKVDVQRYKGLGEMNAEQLWETTMNPENRIVNRVEVQDAVEADELFGILMGDVVEPRRKFIEQFGKEVKNLDI; encoded by the coding sequence ATGTCAGATATGGACATCCCAGCAAACGCGCAGCAGAACGGAGCCAACGCCTCGGACTATACGGCAAAGGACATCCACGTTCTTGAGGGGCTCGAGGCGGTACGCAAACGCCCCGGCATGTACATCGGCGACCAGAGCCAGCGCGGACTTCACCACCTCGTCTACGAAGTGGTAGACAACTCGATAGACGAATCGCTCGCGGGCTTCTGCGACACGATCGACGTGACGATAAATATCGACGGCAGCGTCACCGTCGTCGACAACGGACGCGGCATCCCCACCGAGATGCACGAGTCGGGCAAGTCTGCGGCCGAAGTCGTCCTCACGGTGCTCCACGCGGGCGGAAAGTTCGACAAGAGCGCCTACCAGGTCTCCGGCGGACTCCACGGCGTCGGCGTCTCCGTCGTCAACGCCCTCTCCGTCTGGCTCGAACTGACGATCTGGCGCAACGGCAAAGAATACCACCAGCGTTATGAGCGCGGCATCCCCATGACGGGGCTGGAGGCCGTCGGCGATACGGAACTGCGCGGCACGCGTGTGCAGTTCATGCCGGACGAAGAGATATTCTCCACGACGGAATTCCAGGCCGACATCCTCAAACAGCGTCTGCGCGAACTCGCCTTCCTCAACTCGCACATCACCATCAACTTTGAGGACCTGCGCCCCGAGAAGCCCGAGAAAAAGAGCTACAACTACCCCGGCGGCATCTCCTCCTTCGTCGAATACCTCAACAAAGGCAAAGAGGTGCTCTTCAAGGGCCCCATGATCATCAGCGGCGAAAAGGACCAGACGCAGGTGGACGTCGCCATCCAGTACAACGACACCTATCTGGAAAGGCTCTACGGATTCGTCAACCTCATCAACACCATCGAGGGAGGCACCCACGTCGCCGGCTTCCGTTCCGCGATGACGCGCGCGATAAACGACGAGGCGCGCAAGCTCAAAATACTGAAAGAGAAGGACAACAATCTCTCCGGCGACGACCTCAAAGAGGGACTCACCGCCGTCATCTCCGTCAAAGTGATGGAGCCGCAGTTCGAGGGGCAGACCAAGACCAAGCTCGGCAACAACGACGTCAAGGGCATCGTCGACTCCATCGTCTACGAGGGGCTCAAAAACGCCCTCGACGAACGCCCCGAGATCCTGAAGCCGATCGTCGAGAGCGCCCTCCGCGCGCGCCAGGCCCGCGAGGCGGCGAAAAAAGCCAAGGAGCTCGTGCGCCGCAAGTCGATAATGAGCGGCCTCACCCTTCCCGGGAAGCTGTCGGACTGCTCGAACCGCAACCCCGCCGACTGCGAAATATACATCGTTGAGGGAGATTCCGCGGGGGGCAGCGCCAAACAGGGGCGCAACCGCGAATTCCAGGCGATCCTGCCGCTGCGCGGCAAGATACTCAACGTCGAAAAGGCCCGCCTCGAAAAGATACTCAGCAGCGAGACGATCCGCAACATCATCCTCGCCCTCGGCTGCGGCGTCGGCGACGACTTCAACGACGAAAAGCTGCGCTACCATAAAATCTTCATCATGGCCGATGCCGACGTCGACGGAGCCCACATCAGGACGCTGCTGCTGACGCTGTTCTTCCGTTACATGCCGCAGATCATCGAGAAAGGCTACCTCTACGTCGCGCAGCCGCCGCTCTTCCGCGTGCAGTGCGGCAAAGATGTCACCTACTGCTTCTCCGAAAAGGAGATGAAAGAGGCGCAGAACAAGGCCAACGGTAAAAAAGTCGACGTCCAGCGCTACAAGGGACTCGGCGAAATGAACGCCGAACAGCTATGGGAGACGACGATGAACCCGGAAAACCGTATCGTCAACCGCGTCGAGGTGCAGGACGCCGTCGAAGCCGACGAACTCTTCGGCATCCTCATGGGCGACGTCGTCGAACCGCGGAGAAAATTCATCGAACAATTCGGCAAAGAGGTCAAGAACCTCGATATATAG
- a CDS encoding BRO-N domain-containing protein has product MTDKIALFENKKIRSVWAETEEKWYFSIVDVIGALTGSANPRKYWSVLKTRLKAEGSELTTKCSQLKMRAADGKFYKTDAAATEQLLRIIQSVPSPKAEPFKLWLAHVGTERIEETTDPELAIDRAFETYLKKGYTKEWIHQRLLSIRIRNDLTAEWEGRGVKKGVEYAILTDEITKAWTGMTTRQYKNFKGLKKENIRDNMSDLELVLNMLAEATTTEVSKSITPETFEENRKVAMTGGEAAGEARRAVESRTGKSVITKQTALDFTHIIESVGEVENNDS; this is encoded by the coding sequence ATGACGGATAAAATAGCTCTATTTGAAAACAAAAAGATCCGTTCCGTATGGGCGGAGACGGAGGAAAAATGGTACTTCTCCATAGTGGACGTAATCGGCGCATTGACCGGAAGCGCTAATCCACGTAAGTATTGGAGCGTCTTAAAGACCAGGCTCAAGGCAGAGGGAAGTGAGTTGACTACAAAATGTAGTCAACTGAAAATGCGTGCGGCAGACGGGAAATTTTATAAAACAGACGCCGCCGCGACAGAACAGCTTCTCCGCATCATACAGTCGGTTCCCTCACCCAAAGCTGAACCATTCAAGCTTTGGCTCGCACACGTCGGCACTGAGCGCATCGAAGAGACGACAGACCCAGAACTGGCCATTGACCGCGCCTTTGAGACATATCTGAAAAAGGGCTACACAAAAGAGTGGATACACCAGCGGCTGCTGTCAATACGAATCCGCAACGACCTCACTGCGGAATGGGAGGGACGCGGCGTGAAAAAAGGCGTCGAATACGCCATCCTTACCGATGAAATAACCAAGGCGTGGACAGGAATGACTACGCGCCAATATAAAAACTTCAAAGGGCTGAAAAAAGAAAACATCCGCGATAACATGAGCGACCTCGAGCTGGTGCTGAACATGCTCGCGGAAGCAACTACGACAGAGGTATCAAAAAGCATAACCCCAGAAACCTTCGAGGAAAACCGCAAGGTCGCAATGACCGGCGGCGAGGCGGCCGGAGAAGCGAGAAGGGCCGTGGAATCGCGTACCGGTAAATCAGTCATAACCAAACAAACGGCGCTGGACTTCACGCATATCATAGAGTCGGTCGGCGAGGTCGAAAACAATGATTCATAA
- a CDS encoding YdcF family protein, translating into MFLLYKLAGSMIVPPGLFIIILLLLAAVAWRKPRRKGLAFSLCLFAFILCVMSTSAGALLITGPLETLYKAKLPPQNADAAILVLAGGSSYDDKGSSVQPGVYAMERVYAAVQLAKERPGHSTLILSGGNVFGANDRSEAAALRDAARAMGWEGKTILEEKSRTTSENMSLSAKIIRQQGLNHVIIVTNAFHIPRAIRLAEKQMPYIQRYPCPSGRLTDPVIRGLSSFLPNSGDLNASCLGIREWIGIMAYKITGFVKR; encoded by the coding sequence ATGTTCCTACTCTACAAATTGGCAGGCTCCATGATCGTCCCACCGGGGCTTTTTATCATCATCCTTCTGCTCCTGGCAGCCGTCGCGTGGAGAAAACCGCGCAGAAAAGGGCTGGCCTTCTCGCTGTGTCTCTTCGCCTTCATACTCTGCGTCATGAGCACCTCCGCCGGCGCGCTGCTGATCACCGGCCCGCTTGAGACATTATACAAAGCTAAACTTCCGCCGCAAAACGCCGACGCCGCGATCCTGGTCCTCGCGGGAGGCTCCTCCTATGACGACAAAGGCTCGTCGGTCCAGCCCGGGGTCTACGCGATGGAGCGCGTCTACGCCGCCGTCCAACTGGCAAAAGAACGCCCCGGCCACTCCACGCTGATACTCTCCGGCGGCAACGTCTTCGGCGCCAACGACCGCTCCGAAGCGGCGGCGCTGCGGGACGCCGCCCGCGCGATGGGCTGGGAGGGCAAAACGATCCTCGAAGAAAAATCCCGCACCACCTCCGAAAACATGAGCCTCAGCGCGAAAATCATCCGGCAGCAGGGCCTCAATCACGTAATAATCGTCACAAACGCCTTCCACATCCCGCGCGCCATACGCCTGGCTGAAAAACAGATGCCATACATACAGAGATACCCCTGCCCCAGCGGACGCCTGACAGACCCCGTGATAAGGGGCCTGTCGTCGTTCCTGCCCAACAGCGGTGATTTAAACGCCTCCTGCCTCGGCATAAGGGAATGGATCGGCATCATGGCATATAAGATAACCGGATTTGTAAAAAGGTAG
- a CDS encoding pyridoxal-phosphate-dependent aminotransferase family protein, with protein sequence MQTYKIPLVPGPSSVPLKYREAYLTDYGSTDLEDDFFALLAENVSLLRQVLKTENSVVVGSGEAMMILWGALKSVVKPGDRVLAVSNGLFGHGFGEMAEAIGARAEYMEAPDGKFVDKEALRKKIAAFCPDVVTAVHCETPSGLLNPIAEIAPVVAESGALFIVDFVASAVGADVRVDEWGIDLGLLGSQKCLSLLPDISMLTISGRAWKRAEEVNYAGYDAILPWKEALNVKAMPYTHNWQANAALNLALKSVLEEGLENSFKRHAEAAAYCRARARQMGLKLYAAEESLASPTVTAIMVPDGWTWPELDAAFRKEGLGVGGSYGALAGKVFRIGHMGSQADMELVKRGMDVIERVLKGR encoded by the coding sequence CTTCTTCGCGCTGCTCGCGGAGAACGTCTCGCTGCTGCGGCAGGTGCTGAAAACTGAAAACAGCGTCGTCGTCGGCTCGGGCGAGGCGATGATGATACTTTGGGGCGCCCTTAAGAGCGTAGTGAAGCCCGGCGATCGGGTGCTCGCGGTCTCAAACGGCCTCTTCGGCCACGGCTTCGGCGAGATGGCCGAGGCGATCGGCGCGCGTGCGGAATACATGGAGGCCCCCGACGGCAAGTTCGTCGACAAAGAGGCGCTGCGCAAGAAGATAGCGGCGTTCTGTCCCGACGTCGTGACCGCCGTGCACTGCGAGACCCCCAGCGGCCTTCTGAACCCGATCGCCGAGATCGCCCCCGTCGTCGCCGAAAGCGGCGCCCTCTTCATCGTAGACTTCGTCGCGAGCGCCGTCGGGGCCGACGTCCGCGTCGACGAATGGGGCATAGACCTCGGACTGCTCGGAAGCCAGAAGTGCCTGTCGCTGCTGCCCGACATATCGATGCTCACGATAAGCGGCAGAGCCTGGAAACGGGCGGAAGAGGTAAACTACGCGGGGTACGACGCGATACTCCCCTGGAAAGAGGCCTTAAACGTAAAGGCGATGCCCTACACCCACAACTGGCAGGCGAATGCCGCGCTGAACCTCGCGCTCAAGAGCGTGCTCGAAGAGGGACTGGAAAATTCCTTTAAACGCCACGCGGAGGCCGCGGCGTACTGCCGCGCGCGCGCTCGGCAGATGGGACTCAAGCTCTACGCGGCGGAAGAATCGCTCGCCTCGCCGACGGTCACCGCTATCATGGTCCCGGACGGCTGGACGTGGCCGGAGCTTGACGCCGCCTTCCGTAAGGAGGGGCTTGGCGTGGGCGGCAGCTACGGCGCGCTCGCGGGAAAGGTATTCCGTATCGGGCACATGGGCAGCCAGGCCGATATGGAGCTCGTAAAGCGCGGTATGGACGTGATCGAAAGGGTGCTCAAAGGGAGATAG